The following proteins come from a genomic window of Deinococcus sp. KSM4-11:
- a CDS encoding plastocyanin/azurin family copper-binding protein, giving the protein MNKRMIVGTLSGLALLAVAMPSHAQDSTPAQPTAIALKLSEWTMGMDMAPMKVKGAVMFNVENAGKFPHALAIEGKIGGQDFEISTPVLKPGEKTTLMVKLPAGTYNIYCPVGKHEAQGMKADLVIE; this is encoded by the coding sequence ATGAACAAGCGAATGATCGTCGGTACGCTTTCCGGGCTGGCCCTGCTCGCCGTGGCCATGCCGTCTCATGCGCAGGACAGCACGCCCGCTCAGCCCACGGCCATCGCGCTCAAGCTCAGCGAGTGGACGATGGGCATGGACATGGCCCCCATGAAGGTCAAGGGCGCCGTGATGTTCAACGTGGAGAACGCGGGCAAGTTCCCCCACGCCCTGGCCATCGAGGGCAAGATCGGCGGTCAGGACTTCGAGATCTCCACGCCGGTGCTCAAACCCGGCGAGAAGACCACCCTGATGGTGAAGCTCCCGGCCGGCACGTACAACATCTACTGCCCGGTCGGCAAGCACGAGGCACAGGGCATGAAGGCCGATCTGGTCATCGAATAA
- a CDS encoding molybdopterin-dependent oxidoreductase codes for MTQPALPADGVYFRACNLCEAICGLQLTVEGGRVTDVRGDPDDPLSHGHLCPKGAALPDLHADPDRLKRPLRRVGDTWEDLGWDEALDLVATRLRAIRDEHGPDAVASFQGNPSVHNSGTLLSAGSFLKALGSRNRFTATSTDQLPHHFAGAEMFGHPLLLPIPDIDRTDFLLMLGANPAASNGSIMTAPGMRGRLKAIRERGGRVVLLDPRRTESAALATEYHAIRPGTDALLLLGMLNVIFVEFRERLGHLEAFTDGLEALRQAAAPYTPEAVAPVTGVPADAIRRLARDFAQSERAVAYGRIGLSVQEFGGLSQWLVNALNVVTGHFDTPGGAMFPRPAFDLLQRAKKGDVHHGRFTSRVRGLPEFDHELPNVTMAEEMLTPGSGQVRALVTIAGNPVLSTPDGAGLDRALQGLEFMVSIDPYLNETTRHAHVILPPATGLEVAHYDVIFHHFAVRNTARYSEPLLPIGDDQRFDHQILGGLTQRLTGKAGSPPATRLDLGLQHGPYRTSLDDLRQHPHGVDFGPLTPCLPERLLTADSRLNLAPAAMLADLPRLHATLSFPVPPLVLIGRRDLRSNNSWMHNTPRLMRGPSRCTVQLNPADAPGLEPGQDVVIQSRVGSITVPLELTDDVMPGVACLPHGFGHGRAGVKLKVARAHAGASLNDLTDPARVDVLTGNAALSGLPITVRAAVPTSGHEALPAD; via the coding sequence ATGACCCAGCCCGCCCTGCCCGCCGACGGCGTGTACTTCCGCGCCTGCAACCTCTGCGAGGCCATCTGCGGCCTGCAACTCACGGTCGAGGGGGGCCGCGTGACCGATGTGCGCGGCGATCCGGACGATCCCCTCAGCCACGGCCACCTCTGCCCCAAGGGCGCGGCGCTGCCCGACCTGCACGCGGATCCGGACCGCCTCAAGCGTCCCCTGCGCCGCGTGGGTGACACCTGGGAGGACTTAGGCTGGGACGAGGCGCTCGATCTGGTGGCGACGCGCCTGAGGGCCATCCGTGACGAACACGGCCCGGACGCCGTGGCCAGCTTCCAGGGCAACCCCAGCGTGCACAACAGCGGCACGCTGCTCTCGGCCGGCAGTTTCCTGAAGGCCCTCGGCAGCCGCAACCGCTTCACGGCCACCAGCACGGATCAATTGCCACACCACTTCGCGGGCGCCGAGATGTTCGGCCACCCGCTGCTGCTGCCGATCCCGGACATCGACCGCACGGATTTTCTCCTGATGCTCGGCGCGAACCCCGCCGCCAGCAACGGCAGCATCATGACCGCGCCCGGCATGCGTGGTCGCCTGAAGGCCATCCGGGAGCGCGGCGGACGCGTGGTGCTGCTCGACCCGCGCCGCACCGAGAGCGCCGCGCTCGCCACCGAGTACCACGCCATCCGTCCCGGCACGGACGCGCTGCTGCTGCTGGGGATGTTGAACGTGATCTTCGTCGAGTTCCGGGAACGCCTGGGCCACCTGGAAGCCTTCACCGACGGCCTGGAGGCGCTGCGTCAGGCGGCGGCTCCTTATACCCCCGAGGCGGTCGCGCCGGTCACGGGCGTACCCGCCGACGCGATCCGCCGCCTCGCCCGGGACTTCGCGCAGTCGGAGCGCGCGGTCGCCTACGGACGCATCGGCCTGAGCGTGCAGGAGTTCGGCGGCCTGTCGCAGTGGCTGGTGAACGCCCTGAACGTCGTCACCGGGCACTTCGACACGCCGGGCGGCGCGATGTTCCCCCGGCCCGCCTTCGACCTGCTCCAGCGTGCGAAGAAGGGCGACGTCCACCACGGCCGCTTCACGTCCCGCGTGCGCGGCCTGCCGGAATTCGACCATGAACTCCCGAACGTCACCATGGCCGAGGAAATGCTCACCCCGGGATCGGGGCAGGTGCGCGCCCTGGTCACCATCGCCGGAAATCCGGTGCTGTCCACCCCGGACGGTGCGGGCCTCGACCGGGCGCTGCAGGGACTGGAGTTCATGGTCAGCATCGACCCCTACCTGAACGAGACGACCCGCCACGCGCACGTGATCCTGCCTCCTGCCACCGGTCTGGAGGTTGCGCATTACGACGTGATCTTCCATCACTTCGCGGTGCGCAACACGGCCCGCTACTCCGAACCGCTCCTTCCCATCGGCGACGACCAGCGCTTCGACCACCAGATCCTCGGCGGCCTGACGCAGCGCCTGACGGGCAAGGCAGGCAGTCCACCCGCGACCCGCCTCGACCTGGGCCTCCAGCACGGCCCGTACCGGACGTCGCTGGACGACCTGCGCCAGCACCCGCACGGCGTCGACTTTGGCCCCCTGACGCCCTGCCTGCCGGAGCGGCTGCTGACGGCCGACAGCCGCCTGAACCTCGCACCCGCCGCGATGCTCGCCGATCTGCCCCGGCTGCACGCCACCCTCAGCTTCCCCGTGCCACCCCTGGTGCTGATCGGCCGCCGCGACCTGCGCAGCAACAACTCCTGGATGCACAACACGCCCCGCCTGATGCGCGGCCCGTCCCGCTGCACGGTGCAGCTCAATCCCGCCGACGCGCCAGGGCTCGAACCCGGACAGGACGTCGTGATCCAGTCCAGGGTGGGCTCGATCACCGTGCCCCTGGAACTCACGGACGACGTCATGCCCGGCGTCGCCTGCCTGCCGCACGGCTTCGGGCATGGCCGCGCCGGGGTGAAGCTCAAGGTGGCGCGGGCGCACGCCGGGGCCAGTCTGAACGACCTGACCGATCCGGCGCGCGTGGACGTCCTGACCGGCAACGCGGCGCTGAGCGGCCTGCCCATCACCGTGCGGGCGGCCGTGCCCACCAGCGGGCACGAGGCCCTCCCGGCCGACTGA
- the xdhC gene encoding xanthine dehydrogenase accessory protein XdhC yields MTWREALNAAYGRGEAAVLVTVAAARGHTPREAGAKMLVTRDQTFDSVGGGNLEATAVERARALLACAVSTPELLTLRLTDHAANDHGRQCCGGEVTLLIEPLATARPHIAIFGVGHVGLELARVLARWPVTVHLVDSRAAQLTPERLAPLADAEAGVRVHHAPIPEMVLADLPPGTHLLVMTHDHAEDAALLDAALRRSDLGFTGLIGSAAKWARFQGQLRDLGHPPEALARVTSPIGFPALTGGPQRKQPAMIALAVAAQLLPLLDAAPVSSSSPQRIP; encoded by the coding sequence ATGACCTGGCGTGAGGCCCTGAACGCCGCGTACGGGCGCGGCGAGGCGGCCGTGCTCGTGACGGTGGCGGCGGCGCGCGGGCATACGCCCCGCGAGGCGGGCGCGAAGATGCTCGTGACCCGGGATCAGACCTTCGATTCTGTCGGTGGCGGCAACCTGGAGGCGACCGCGGTGGAACGCGCGCGCGCCCTGCTGGCCTGCGCGGTCAGCACGCCGGAACTGCTCACGCTGCGCCTCACGGACCACGCCGCGAACGATCACGGGCGGCAGTGCTGCGGCGGTGAGGTCACGCTGCTGATCGAGCCGCTCGCCACAGCCCGTCCCCACATCGCGATCTTCGGCGTGGGGCATGTCGGCCTGGAACTCGCGCGGGTGCTAGCCCGCTGGCCGGTGACGGTGCATCTCGTGGATTCCCGCGCGGCGCAGCTCACGCCGGAGCGCCTGGCCCCGCTGGCCGACGCCGAGGCGGGCGTCCGCGTCCACCACGCGCCCATTCCCGAGATGGTCCTGGCAGACCTGCCCCCAGGCACGCACCTGCTGGTCATGACGCACGACCACGCCGAGGACGCCGCCCTTCTCGACGCGGCGCTGCGGCGATCCGACCTGGGCTTCACCGGACTGATCGGATCTGCGGCCAAGTGGGCGCGGTTCCAGGGGCAGCTGCGTGACCTGGGGCATCCACCGGAAGCCCTGGCCAGGGTGACGTCCCCGATCGGCTTCCCCGCACTCACGGGCGGCCCGCAGCGCAAGCAGCCGGCCATGATCGCGCTGGCGGTGGCCGCACAACTGCTGCCGCTGCTGGACGCCGCGCCCGTTTCCTCCTCGTCTCCCCAAAGGATTCCGTGA
- the guaD gene encoding guanine deaminase has translation MTSHTLYRASVLHTPTSPFLDPAALHAEADGGLLVENGVIRASGDYAALSGAHPDVPVADLRGGLLLPGFIDTHVHYPQVRVIGGLGLPLLDWLDQCALPEEVRMADLTYARGVARDFLGGLIGAGTTTALVFGSHFAGAVDVFFEEAARVGLRAVTGLVVSDRLLRDDLHTTPERAYTEGRALIERWHGVGRAQYAVTPRFSLSASEGMLDACGALMREFPDVRFTSHINENSREIEVVRGLFPAARDYLDTYERAGLVGGRSVLAHNVWPSDRELDVMAAHRCTAAHCPCSNAALGSGFFPLRRHLEAGVHVSLGSDVGGGTGFSLLKEGLQALFMQNLMPDGVALTPTHLLYLATRAGAEALGLDGVTGDFSVGQQFDAVHLSPRPGTTLDAVFRHTDTPERALAAAFATGTPADVARVWIGGDEVYGRQP, from the coding sequence GTGACCTCCCACACCCTGTACCGCGCCAGCGTTCTGCACACCCCCACCAGTCCATTTCTCGATCCCGCCGCTCTGCATGCCGAGGCGGACGGTGGCCTGCTCGTCGAGAACGGCGTCATCCGTGCCTCCGGCGACTACGCGGCCCTGAGTGGAGCGCACCCTGACGTGCCGGTCGCCGACCTGCGCGGCGGCCTGCTGCTGCCGGGCTTCATCGACACGCACGTGCACTACCCGCAGGTGCGCGTGATCGGTGGTCTGGGCCTGCCGCTGCTCGACTGGCTGGATCAGTGCGCGCTGCCCGAGGAGGTCCGCATGGCCGACCTCACCTACGCGCGTGGCGTGGCGCGGGACTTCCTGGGCGGCCTGATCGGAGCGGGCACCACGACCGCGCTGGTGTTCGGCTCGCACTTCGCGGGCGCCGTGGACGTGTTCTTCGAGGAGGCCGCCCGGGTAGGCCTGCGCGCCGTGACCGGCCTGGTCGTCAGCGACCGCCTGCTCCGCGATGATCTGCACACCACGCCCGAACGCGCCTACACCGAGGGCAGAGCGCTGATCGAACGCTGGCATGGCGTGGGCCGCGCCCAGTACGCCGTGACGCCGCGCTTCAGCCTGTCGGCGTCCGAGGGCATGCTCGACGCGTGCGGCGCGCTCATGCGCGAGTTCCCGGACGTGCGCTTCACCAGCCACATCAACGAGAACAGCCGTGAGATCGAGGTTGTGCGTGGGCTGTTCCCCGCCGCGCGCGATTACCTCGACACCTACGAACGGGCCGGTCTGGTCGGCGGCCGCTCGGTGCTGGCGCACAACGTGTGGCCCAGCGACCGCGAGCTGGACGTGATGGCCGCGCACCGCTGCACGGCCGCACACTGCCCGTGCAGCAACGCCGCGCTGGGCAGCGGCTTCTTTCCGCTCAGGCGGCATCTGGAGGCGGGCGTGCACGTGTCGCTGGGCAGCGACGTGGGCGGCGGCACGGGCTTCTCCCTGCTCAAAGAGGGCCTGCAGGCCCTGTTCATGCAGAACCTGATGCCGGACGGGGTGGCCCTAACGCCCACGCACCTGCTGTACCTTGCCACGCGGGCCGGAGCTGAGGCCCTCGGACTGGATGGCGTCACCGGTGATTTCAGTGTCGGTCAGCAGTTCGACGCCGTGCACCTCTCTCCCCGGCCGGGGACGACCCTGGACGCCGTCTTCCGTCACACCGATACCCCTGAACGCGCGCTGGCCGCCGCCTTCGCCACCGGGACGCCCGCCGATGTCGCCCGCGTGTGGATCGGCGGCGACGAGGTGTACGGGCGTCAACCGTAG
- the xdhB gene encoding xanthine dehydrogenase molybdopterin binding subunit, translating into MSLHERPANAPVGVAIEHESAALHVTGHALYTDDLGVRLSGVLHAWPVQSPHAHATVLAVDASAALTVPGVIRALTAADVPGVNDAGVKGDEPLFPCEAMYHGHPVCWVLGETLEAARLGAAAVKVEYEPLPSIITVPEAIEAGAFQGAQSTLRRGEVQVGFAQAAHVFEGEFDIGGQEHFYLETHAALAHVDEAGQIFIQSSTQHPTETQEITAHVLGLPSSHVTVQCLRMGGGFGGKEMQPHGYAAIAALGATLTGRPVRLRLNRTLDLTLTGKRHPFHAVWKAGFDADGRFTALQVTLTSDGGWSLDLSEPVMARALCHVDNAYFIPHVEAHGRIARTNKTSQTAFRGFGGPQGMLVTEDILGRVAPLLGVDAHELRRRNFYRPGEATPYGQPVRHAERLTDLWEQLLTRSDFQARRQEIATFNATHPHVKRGVSVTPVKFGIAFNFTAYNQAGALVHVYKDGSVLINHGGTEMGQGLHTKMLQVAGTALGVPLSSVRLAPTRTDKVPNTSATAASSGADLNGGAVKDACDQIRARLSEVAAGTLGVHPDDVRFEAGRVFPIGHPERGLDFKALVHDAYHRRTPLWAAGFYRTPGLHWDRVAMQGEPFKYFSYGASVSEVEVDGFTGAYRVRRADLLHDVGDSLSPLIDLGQVEGGFLQGVGWLTLEELRWDESSGPNRGRLQTQSASTYKLPSFSELPDAFNVALLERATETGVVYGSKAVGEPPLMLAISVREALREACAAFGPPGRVTLLGSPATPEAVYWALDAARSAQREVAADD; encoded by the coding sequence ATGAGCCTGCACGAACGACCCGCGAACGCGCCGGTGGGCGTGGCCATCGAGCACGAGAGCGCCGCGCTGCACGTCACCGGGCACGCGCTGTACACCGATGACCTGGGGGTGAGACTCAGCGGGGTGCTGCACGCGTGGCCGGTGCAGTCCCCGCACGCCCACGCCACGGTGCTGGCCGTCGATGCCTCGGCCGCGCTGACCGTGCCGGGTGTGATCCGCGCCCTGACCGCTGCCGACGTGCCCGGCGTGAACGACGCGGGCGTGAAGGGCGACGAACCGCTGTTCCCGTGCGAGGCCATGTACCACGGCCATCCGGTCTGCTGGGTGCTGGGCGAGACTCTGGAGGCGGCGCGGCTGGGGGCGGCGGCCGTGAAGGTCGAGTACGAACCGCTGCCCTCCATCATCACCGTGCCGGAGGCCATCGAGGCGGGTGCCTTTCAGGGAGCACAGTCCACCCTGCGGCGCGGGGAGGTGCAGGTCGGTTTCGCGCAGGCCGCGCACGTCTTCGAGGGCGAGTTCGACATCGGCGGGCAGGAGCATTTCTACCTCGAGACGCACGCGGCCCTGGCGCACGTGGACGAGGCCGGGCAGATCTTCATCCAGTCGAGCACGCAGCACCCGACCGAGACGCAGGAGATTACGGCGCATGTGCTGGGTCTGCCCTCGAGCCACGTGACCGTGCAGTGCCTGCGGATGGGCGGCGGCTTCGGCGGCAAGGAGATGCAGCCGCACGGCTACGCCGCGATTGCCGCGCTGGGCGCGACGCTGACCGGGCGGCCCGTACGGCTGCGCTTGAACCGCACGCTCGACTTGACACTGACCGGCAAGCGCCACCCCTTCCACGCGGTGTGGAAGGCCGGGTTCGATGCGGACGGACGCTTCACGGCGCTCCAGGTCACGCTGACCAGCGACGGCGGGTGGAGTCTCGACCTGTCCGAACCGGTGATGGCCCGGGCACTGTGCCATGTGGACAACGCGTACTTCATTCCGCACGTCGAGGCGCACGGCCGGATCGCGCGAACGAACAAGACCTCCCAGACGGCCTTCCGGGGCTTCGGCGGCCCCCAGGGCATGCTGGTCACCGAGGACATCCTCGGCCGGGTCGCGCCGCTGCTGGGCGTGGACGCGCATGAGCTGCGTCGGCGCAACTTCTACCGGCCGGGCGAGGCCACCCCGTACGGGCAGCCGGTGCGGCACGCCGAGCGCCTGACAGACCTGTGGGAGCAGCTGCTGACCCGCAGCGACTTCCAGGCGCGCCGGCAGGAGATCGCCACCTTCAATGCCACGCACCCGCATGTGAAGCGCGGGGTGAGCGTCACACCCGTGAAGTTCGGGATCGCCTTCAACTTCACGGCGTACAACCAGGCGGGCGCGCTGGTGCACGTGTACAAGGACGGCTCGGTGCTGATCAACCACGGTGGCACCGAGATGGGACAGGGCCTGCACACCAAGATGCTCCAGGTGGCGGGAACGGCGCTGGGGGTGCCCCTGTCGTCGGTGCGCCTCGCGCCGACCCGCACCGACAAGGTGCCGAACACCAGCGCCACGGCGGCCAGCAGCGGCGCCGACCTGAACGGCGGCGCGGTCAAGGACGCCTGCGACCAGATCCGGGCGCGTCTCTCGGAAGTGGCGGCCGGCACGCTGGGCGTCCACCCGGACGATGTGCGCTTCGAGGCCGGGCGCGTCTTTCCGATCGGGCACCCCGAGCGCGGCCTGGACTTCAAGGCCCTCGTGCATGACGCGTACCACCGCCGCACACCGCTGTGGGCGGCCGGGTTCTACCGCACGCCGGGCTTGCACTGGGATCGGGTCGCCATGCAGGGTGAGCCGTTCAAATACTTCAGTTACGGCGCCTCGGTGTCGGAGGTCGAGGTGGACGGCTTCACCGGCGCGTACCGCGTGCGCCGCGCCGACCTGCTGCACGACGTGGGCGACAGTCTCTCGCCGCTGATCGACCTGGGGCAGGTGGAGGGCGGCTTTCTTCAGGGCGTCGGCTGGCTCACGCTGGAGGAACTGCGCTGGGACGAGTCCAGCGGCCCGAACCGGGGACGCCTCCAGACGCAGTCTGCCAGCACGTACAAGCTCCCCAGCTTCAGTGAACTGCCGGACGCATTCAACGTGGCCCTGCTGGAACGCGCCACGGAGACCGGCGTGGTGTACGGCAGCAAGGCGGTGGGCGAGCCGCCGCTGATGCTGGCGATCTCGGTTCGCGAGGCGCTGCGCGAGGCCTGCGCGGCCTTCGGGCCGCCCGGACGCGTCACGCTGCTGGGCAGTCCCGCCACGCCGGAGGCCGTGTACTGGGCGCTCGACGCCGCTCGGAGCGCGCAGCGGGAGGTGGCGGCCGATGACTGA
- a CDS encoding BMP family ABC transporter substrate-binding protein, protein MKRSLMAALTLLLGTTTTLSPTAQAQGTAKLKACFVYTGPVGDGGWTYAHEQGRLIAQKALPWLETKTVESVAEGQAMPVLDKLVADKCQVIFTTSYGYMDDTLAAAKKYPNVIFAHNAGYKRNANMATYMADFYQVFYVNGLIAGALTKSGKVGFLGTFPIPELKRHLNGFAMGVRAANPKANVNVTWINSWFDPTKAREAAEALVSAGADVLTSSEDSATGLQTIASKKLPGFSHYNSMIKYAPDYTVSGQLVHWDKIYIDFLTKVHDGTYTTKNLANVDYWWLLNKGAVEVGADYGMVVNPKWVPQLKAAKMMVGGKSVTVYDRVMQVLADMNKPTPTFDPYTGPIKDRNGILRIPAGKVISVADLNTMSWVVPGVVGQVADEPKK, encoded by the coding sequence ATGAAACGATCCCTGATGGCTGCGCTCACGCTGCTCCTCGGCACCACCACGACCCTCTCCCCCACCGCCCAGGCGCAGGGCACCGCGAAGCTCAAGGCCTGCTTCGTGTACACCGGTCCCGTCGGTGACGGCGGCTGGACCTACGCACACGAACAGGGCCGCCTGATCGCGCAGAAGGCCCTGCCCTGGCTGGAGACCAAGACCGTGGAGAGCGTGGCGGAGGGCCAGGCCATGCCAGTGCTCGACAAGCTCGTGGCCGACAAGTGCCAGGTCATCTTCACGACCAGCTACGGCTACATGGACGACACGCTGGCCGCCGCCAAGAAGTACCCGAACGTGATCTTCGCGCACAACGCCGGCTACAAGCGCAATGCCAACATGGCGACCTACATGGCGGACTTCTATCAGGTGTTCTACGTCAACGGCCTGATCGCCGGAGCGCTCACCAAGTCCGGCAAGGTGGGCTTCCTGGGCACCTTCCCGATCCCCGAACTCAAACGCCACCTCAACGGGTTCGCCATGGGCGTGCGCGCCGCGAACCCCAAGGCGAACGTGAACGTCACCTGGATCAACTCCTGGTTCGACCCCACCAAGGCCCGCGAGGCCGCCGAGGCCCTCGTGTCGGCCGGTGCGGACGTCCTGACCAGCAGCGAGGACAGCGCCACAGGTCTCCAGACGATCGCCAGCAAGAAACTGCCGGGCTTCAGCCACTACAACTCCATGATCAAGTACGCGCCGGACTACACGGTGTCCGGGCAGCTGGTGCACTGGGACAAGATCTACATCGACTTCCTGACCAAAGTGCACGACGGCACGTACACCACCAAGAACCTGGCGAACGTCGATTACTGGTGGCTGCTGAACAAGGGCGCTGTCGAGGTCGGCGCGGATTACGGCATGGTCGTGAACCCCAAGTGGGTGCCGCAGCTCAAGGCCGCCAAGATGATGGTTGGCGGCAAGTCCGTGACCGTGTACGACCGCGTGATGCAGGTGCTGGCCGACATGAACAAGCCCACGCCCACCTTCGATCCGTACACCGGCCCGATCAAGGACCGCAATGGCATCCTGCGCATTCCGGCCGGGAAGGTCATCAGCGTCGCCGACCTGAACACCATGTCCTGGGTGGTACCCGGCGTGGTCGGACAGGTCGCGGACGAACCCAAGAAGTGA
- a CDS encoding xanthine dehydrogenase small subunit, translating into MFRPQWTRREAKVENLSITVNGTPRRAGAAVNETLLAWLRSEGLTGCKEGCAEGECGACAVLVARDDGQGGTRWDSVNACLMTLAAVDGAEVVTAEALGSPAALHPAQREMAVRGGSQCGYCTPGFVVSMAAEYYRAGRQDGQHGAPNGFDLHALSGNLCRCTGYRPIGDAARALGTPAVDDPLAARRLQTAPASRATRVTAADGEFHRPATLQDALDLLAAHPEAKVLAGGTDWNVDVNLRHARASVVVAVDHLPELRGFEVNDDAIMLGAGLSLSELERRLDGRVPLLSGWFPQFASRLIRNSATLGGNLGTASPIGDSPPALLALDASVVLTGLDGSREVALAEFFTGYRQTLRQPAELIAAVRIPRPLSPLTAFHKIAKRRFDDISSVAVGYALDVQEGVVTRARIGLGGVAATPLRAHEAEAALEGQPWNEATVRRAARVLRRAGTPLDDHRASAAYRAAMLEQSLLKFWFETRGEEVPI; encoded by the coding sequence ATGTTTCGTCCCCAGTGGACACGGAGGGAAGCCAAGGTGGAGAACCTGTCGATCACAGTCAACGGCACGCCCAGACGGGCAGGGGCGGCCGTGAACGAGACCTTGCTCGCCTGGCTGCGCTCCGAGGGCCTGACCGGGTGCAAGGAAGGCTGCGCCGAGGGGGAGTGCGGCGCCTGCGCCGTTCTCGTCGCGCGGGACGACGGGCAGGGGGGAACGCGCTGGGACAGCGTGAACGCCTGCCTGATGACGTTGGCAGCGGTGGACGGCGCCGAGGTCGTGACCGCCGAGGCCCTCGGCTCTCCTGCCGCGCTGCATCCCGCGCAGCGCGAGATGGCCGTGCGCGGTGGTTCACAATGCGGGTACTGCACGCCAGGGTTCGTGGTCAGCATGGCCGCCGAGTATTACCGCGCCGGTCGCCAGGACGGCCAGCATGGCGCCCCGAACGGCTTCGACCTTCACGCCCTGAGCGGGAACCTGTGTCGCTGCACGGGCTACCGCCCCATCGGTGACGCCGCACGCGCGCTGGGCACACCGGCGGTGGACGATCCCCTGGCGGCCCGCCGCCTGCAGACGGCCCCGGCGAGCCGGGCCACGCGGGTGACGGCCGCCGACGGCGAGTTCCACCGGCCCGCCACCCTGCAGGACGCGCTCGACCTCCTGGCCGCCCACCCGGAGGCGAAAGTGCTCGCGGGGGGCACCGACTGGAACGTGGACGTGAACCTGCGGCACGCGCGGGCGAGCGTGGTCGTTGCCGTGGACCACCTGCCGGAACTCCGGGGGTTCGAGGTGAATGACGACGCGATCATGCTCGGCGCCGGACTGAGCCTGAGCGAGCTGGAGCGCCGACTGGACGGGCGCGTGCCCCTGCTGAGCGGCTGGTTCCCACAATTCGCCAGCCGCCTGATCCGCAACTCCGCGACCCTCGGCGGGAACCTGGGCACGGCGTCCCCCATCGGGGACAGTCCGCCCGCGCTGCTCGCGCTGGACGCGTCGGTCGTTCTGACGGGTCTGGACGGCTCACGCGAGGTCGCGCTCGCCGAGTTCTTCACCGGGTACCGGCAGACGCTGCGGCAGCCCGCCGAGCTGATCGCGGCGGTGCGGATTCCACGCCCGCTGTCGCCCCTCACCGCCTTCCACAAGATCGCCAAGCGGCGCTTCGACGACATTTCCAGCGTGGCCGTCGGCTACGCGCTGGACGTGCAGGAGGGCGTGGTCACGCGCGCGAGAATCGGCCTGGGTGGGGTGGCGGCCACGCCCCTGCGCGCGCACGAGGCAGAGGCCGCGCTGGAAGGCCAGCCGTGGAATGAGGCGACGGTGCGCCGGGCGGCCCGCGTGCTGCGTCGGGCGGGGACGCCCCTGGACGACCACCGGGCCAGTGCCGCCTACCGCGCCGCGATGCTGGAACAGAGCCTGCTGAAATTCTGGTTCGAGACGCGGGGCGAGGAGGTGCCCATATGA